The following proteins are encoded in a genomic region of Gimesia algae:
- a CDS encoding nucleotidyltransferase domain-containing protein codes for MRREAMIPSDNSWQPPPVADIQSTLGDCNSWVLCGGCSIDWLLGKTTREHADTDIGLFRSDLITCLNSIEQSRVFLCDPPGQLLAWNGLEVPAHVHDIWITSKDRNHWALQLMVYDDSADTVIYRRDPRITWPKSRHAISIRGIRVLNPVVTLLFKLHRQELQDKDCQDISTLINAAITFSNDE; via the coding sequence ATGCGACGTGAAGCCATGATTCCTTCCGACAACAGTTGGCAACCACCTCCCGTCGCAGACATTCAATCAACTCTTGGTGACTGCAACAGTTGGGTCCTGTGCGGCGGATGCTCCATTGACTGGCTGCTCGGAAAGACAACCCGAGAACATGCTGATACTGATATCGGCCTCTTTCGATCAGACCTCATAACCTGTTTGAACTCCATCGAACAATCACGTGTCTTTCTCTGTGATCCACCCGGTCAGCTCCTCGCCTGGAATGGTCTTGAGGTTCCTGCACACGTACACGATATCTGGATTACCAGCAAAGACAGAAATCACTGGGCTCTGCAATTAATGGTCTATGATGACAGCGCTGACACGGTCATCTATCGCCGCGACCCTCGCATCACCTGGCCCAAAAGCCGACATGCAATTTCGATACGCGGAATTAGAGTTCTAAATCCAGTCGTGACGCTCCTGTTTAAACTGCATCGACAGGAATTACAGGACAAAGATTGCCAGGATATTTCCACGCTGATTAATGCCGCGATTACATTTTCCAATGACGAATAA
- a CDS encoding arylsulfatase codes for MLLALCCTSTLSAADKPNILVIWGDDIGTWNISHNNRGMMGYQTPNIDRIAKEGISFTDYYGQQSCTAGRAAFIGGNVPVRTGMTKVGLPGAKEGWQKTDVTMATVLKSNGYATGQFGKNHQGDRDEHLPTAHGFDEFLGNLYHLNAEEEPEHEDYPADLVLPNGKTFKEQYGPRGVIHSWANGDGTQKIEDTGPLTKKRMETIDEETVAAAKKFITEQNAAGKPFFCWWNGTRMHFRTHVKKEHRGLSGPSGDEYHDGMVEHDMQVGELLQLLDDLGIADNTLVMYSTDNGPHYNTWPDAGTTPFRNEKNSNWEGAYRVPAFVRWPGHFPADKTLNGVVAHEDWLPTFAAVAGDTKIKDKLKAGVELNGRKYHNYIDGYNQLDYLTGKTEDPPRKEFMYVNDDGQIVAIRAGDWKAVFLENRGMAFEVWREPFTELRVPLLFHLRRDPFEKAQHNATTYNDWFLSRVYVIVPMQQIAANFLQTMQEYPPSQSPGSFNLEKIKKTIEDAASGR; via the coding sequence ATGCTACTGGCATTATGCTGCACATCCACTCTGTCCGCTGCCGACAAGCCCAATATACTCGTCATCTGGGGTGATGACATTGGCACCTGGAATATCAGCCACAATAATCGTGGCATGATGGGCTATCAGACGCCCAATATCGACCGGATTGCCAAAGAAGGAATCTCCTTCACCGATTACTACGGACAGCAAAGCTGTACCGCTGGGCGCGCTGCTTTTATTGGAGGAAATGTACCTGTCCGCACCGGTATGACCAAAGTCGGTCTGCCCGGCGCCAAAGAAGGCTGGCAGAAAACCGATGTCACCATGGCCACAGTCTTAAAGAGCAACGGTTATGCCACCGGCCAGTTCGGTAAAAATCATCAGGGAGACCGCGACGAACACCTCCCGACAGCACATGGTTTTGATGAATTCCTGGGAAATCTGTATCACCTGAATGCAGAAGAGGAACCCGAACACGAAGACTATCCGGCTGATCTGGTATTGCCTAACGGTAAAACATTCAAGGAACAGTATGGCCCCCGGGGCGTCATCCACTCCTGGGCAAATGGAGATGGAACCCAGAAAATTGAAGATACCGGTCCACTGACCAAAAAACGCATGGAAACCATCGACGAAGAAACTGTCGCTGCTGCCAAAAAATTCATCACAGAGCAGAACGCAGCCGGAAAACCTTTCTTCTGCTGGTGGAATGGAACGCGCATGCACTTCCGCACGCATGTCAAAAAAGAACATCGCGGCCTGAGTGGTCCCAGTGGTGATGAATATCATGACGGGATGGTAGAACACGACATGCAGGTTGGTGAACTCCTGCAACTGCTGGATGACCTGGGCATCGCCGACAATACGCTGGTGATGTATTCCACCGATAACGGGCCACACTACAATACATGGCCTGATGCCGGAACCACACCCTTCCGCAATGAAAAGAATTCCAACTGGGAAGGCGCCTATCGTGTACCAGCATTTGTCCGCTGGCCCGGTCATTTTCCCGCCGACAAAACACTGAATGGGGTTGTCGCTCACGAAGACTGGCTGCCGACATTTGCGGCTGTTGCCGGCGACACAAAAATAAAAGACAAACTGAAAGCAGGCGTTGAGCTCAACGGTCGAAAGTATCACAATTATATCGACGGCTATAATCAACTCGATTACCTCACGGGAAAAACGGAAGACCCGCCACGTAAAGAGTTCATGTACGTCAACGATGACGGCCAAATCGTCGCGATCCGGGCTGGAGACTGGAAAGCTGTCTTCCTGGAAAACCGCGGGATGGCGTTTGAAGTCTGGCGCGAACCGTTTACCGAGTTGCGTGTGCCTCTCCTGTTTCATCTCAGAAGAGATCCATTTGAAAAAGCACAACACAACGCAACCACTTACAACGACTGGTTCCTGTCTCGCGTGTATGTCATCGTACCAATGCAGCAGATTGCAGCAAATTTCCTGCAGACCATGCAGGAGTATCCGCCCAGCCAGTCTCCCGGTTCGTTCAACCTGGAAAAAATCAAAAAGACGATTGAGGACGCTGCCAGCGGCAGATGA
- a CDS encoding HAD family hydrolase, with protein sequence MRYLFLLLLLFVTQVVSAADPLPSWNDGPAKDAIINFVKCATNDGCPLYVPPQDRIAVFDNDGTLWSEQPAYFQLLFALDRVKALADQHPEWKTEQPFKAILENDLKAAAASGKDGLLKIMAVTHSGMTTDEFEETVRDWIKTARHPEKYLPYTELVYQPMLEVLKFLRANGFKTYIVSGGGVDFLRVWAEDVYGIPPEQVIGSSIKVKLEERDGKPVLLRLAEIDFIDDKEGKPVGIHRFIGRAPVIAFGNSDGDLQMLQWTDRKPNTFKALVHHTDAKREYAYDRNSHIGQLNKALDEGTEKGWTVIDMRKDWNRIYPTP encoded by the coding sequence ATGCGATACTTATTTCTTTTACTGTTGCTATTTGTAACTCAAGTTGTTTCTGCAGCAGACCCCCTCCCTTCCTGGAACGACGGACCTGCTAAAGATGCGATTATCAACTTTGTGAAATGCGCGACCAATGATGGTTGTCCGCTCTATGTCCCGCCACAGGATCGAATTGCCGTCTTCGACAATGATGGCACCCTCTGGTCTGAACAACCCGCTTATTTTCAACTGCTGTTTGCCCTGGATCGGGTGAAAGCGCTGGCGGATCAGCATCCGGAATGGAAAACCGAACAACCTTTCAAAGCCATTCTGGAAAATGATCTCAAAGCAGCAGCGGCATCCGGCAAAGATGGTCTACTCAAAATCATGGCAGTCACACACAGTGGGATGACCACCGACGAATTTGAGGAGACCGTGCGTGACTGGATTAAAACCGCCCGTCATCCTGAAAAATATTTGCCCTACACAGAATTAGTCTACCAGCCTATGCTGGAAGTACTCAAGTTTCTGCGTGCAAATGGCTTCAAAACCTATATCGTCTCTGGCGGGGGAGTCGACTTCCTCCGGGTCTGGGCTGAAGACGTTTATGGCATCCCCCCCGAGCAGGTCATCGGCAGTAGTATCAAAGTGAAACTGGAAGAACGTGATGGCAAACCCGTCCTTCTCCGACTGGCGGAGATTGACTTCATTGATGACAAAGAGGGTAAACCGGTCGGCATCCATCGCTTCATCGGGCGCGCTCCTGTAATCGCGTTCGGCAACTCCGACGGTGATCTGCAGATGCTGCAGTGGACGGATCGTAAGCCGAATACCTTTAAAGCCCTCGTCCACCACACCGATGCGAAACGGGAATACGCCTACGACCGCAACTCGCACATCGGCCAACTCAATAAGGCCCTTGACGAGGGAACGGAGAAAGGCTGGACCGTGATTGATATGCGGAAAGACTGGAACCGCATCTATCCCACGCCTTAA
- a CDS encoding YegP family protein → MAARFQIQQGRNGKYYFHLLANNGEIILASQMYASKASAKKGILSVQTNATDSSRYEALVNKAGEHYFVLKAKNSQVIGTSEGYANSTGMKSGIKSVSRNAPKAITEDIIVKV, encoded by the coding sequence ATGGCAGCCCGATTTCAGATTCAACAGGGGCGAAACGGTAAGTACTACTTTCACCTGCTGGCGAACAACGGTGAGATTATCCTCGCCAGCCAGATGTATGCTTCCAAAGCGTCGGCGAAGAAGGGGATTCTCTCGGTGCAGACAAACGCCACTGATTCCAGCCGCTATGAAGCACTGGTCAATAAAGCGGGCGAACATTATTTTGTGCTGAAGGCGAAGAATTCTCAGGTCATCGGGACCAGCGAAGGGTACGCTAATTCGACCGGGATGAAGAGTGGAATTAAGTCTGTTTCCCGGAATGCGCCGAAAGCGATTACGGAAGATATTATCGTCAAAGTCTGA
- a CDS encoding family 16 glycoside hydrolase: protein MKRLSTLSAICLALLFTVTTHADEKGFTPLFNGKNLDGWVQHGGKAKYDIVDDTIVGTSVPKTPNSFLCTKKKYDDFELQVDFKVDPLLNSGIQIRSNVFDQDKTLETKDADGKDKKIKIAAGRVHGYQVEIDPSDRAWSGGIYDEGRRGWLNNLADNKAAQKAFKQNEWNHYRIVCRGDKIKTWINGVPAADLKDDLTSKGFIALQVHGVGNHPEKVGKQVSWRNVKIKELNPKKKVKNKKPAPKKEVGAAIGGNKATPIDRISAAKGFKVELLYSVPGQDQGSWVNLCTDDKGRLLVSDQYGGLYRITLPPAGEEVKAEDVEKVPAGIRGVNGMLWSNGALYVGVNDYERKIASGLYRLSDSNGDDQLDQVELLQEVESHSDHGVHALMPTPDGEDFYLVTGNNTIPPALADSSPVRQVWGEDHLLPSMPDGRGHNRGVLAPGGIIYRVSPDGQKFEAYASGFRNIFDAAVNRDGELFTYDADMEYDFNTPWYRPTRICHVTSGAEFGWRNGAGKRPPFYADNLPGVLDIGPGSPTGMTFGYGAKFPAKYQNALYALDWSWGKLYAIHLKPEGSSYTATKEEFVTGAPLPITDAIIRPQDGAMYFTIGGRRVQSGLYRVTYVGDESTEPVEATPTENQARNTRHALEAFHGKQDPEAIEVAWPYLADKDRFIRFAARTAVEHQPTDTWAEKALTESDPAKQVEALLALARVTGVCPQHRDDQTPEIDTAMRDKLLSAVINIDDASLDLSQQLTLQRALQVILNRFGRPDDATVAKLIEKFDPQFPAKSPEMNWLLCETLAWLQSPTVAEKTIALMQSAPTQEEQMQYARSIRMLQAGWTPELHKAYFEWFLKAANYKGGASFDKFIEFIRTDAAASLNEEQKTELAEILAQKPEKKSALENLGEVFAGRPTTKWTLEELSAAANQSMKKRNFVNGQKMFAATGCYACHRFGNQGGMTGPDLTSAGRRYSPHDLLDQVINPSKVINEQFSAISVVTVDGKVHTGVVVNLSGDNMTLNTDLTDPNKRVNIDRKTIDELVVSKTSPMPADLFARMTKDEILDLIAYLISAGDAQHPFFQD from the coding sequence ATGAAACGACTCTCTACTCTCTCTGCGATCTGCCTCGCATTGCTGTTTACCGTAACCACACATGCCGACGAAAAAGGCTTTACCCCTCTGTTCAACGGCAAAAATCTCGATGGCTGGGTCCAGCATGGCGGAAAAGCAAAATACGATATTGTTGATGATACCATCGTAGGCACTTCAGTCCCTAAAACTCCTAACAGTTTTCTCTGCACCAAAAAGAAGTACGACGATTTCGAACTGCAGGTCGATTTCAAAGTCGACCCGCTGTTAAACTCGGGTATCCAGATCCGCAGCAATGTTTTTGATCAAGACAAAACCCTCGAAACCAAAGACGCGGACGGCAAAGATAAGAAAATCAAAATCGCCGCCGGTCGCGTACACGGTTACCAGGTCGAAATTGATCCCTCCGATCGCGCCTGGTCGGGTGGCATTTACGATGAAGGCAGACGTGGCTGGTTGAATAACCTCGCTGACAATAAAGCCGCTCAGAAAGCCTTCAAGCAGAACGAGTGGAATCATTACCGCATCGTCTGCCGTGGTGACAAAATCAAAACCTGGATCAACGGTGTCCCCGCTGCAGACCTCAAAGATGATCTGACTTCCAAAGGCTTCATCGCCCTGCAGGTGCACGGCGTAGGCAACCATCCTGAAAAAGTCGGCAAACAGGTCAGCTGGCGCAATGTTAAAATCAAAGAGCTGAATCCAAAAAAAAAAGTAAAGAACAAAAAACCGGCTCCTAAAAAAGAAGTCGGCGCAGCCATTGGTGGCAACAAAGCCACACCAATCGACCGCATCTCAGCCGCCAAAGGGTTCAAGGTAGAACTGCTCTACTCCGTTCCCGGTCAGGATCAGGGCTCGTGGGTCAACCTCTGCACAGACGATAAAGGACGCCTGCTGGTCAGCGATCAGTACGGCGGCCTGTATCGCATCACGCTCCCTCCTGCGGGAGAAGAAGTGAAAGCAGAAGACGTGGAAAAAGTTCCCGCCGGAATCCGAGGCGTCAATGGCATGCTCTGGTCCAACGGCGCACTCTATGTTGGCGTCAACGACTACGAACGCAAAATCGCTTCAGGCCTGTATCGTCTTTCCGACAGTAACGGCGATGACCAGCTGGATCAGGTCGAACTGCTGCAGGAAGTCGAATCACACAGTGATCACGGCGTACACGCTCTCATGCCCACTCCCGATGGCGAAGACTTCTATCTGGTTACCGGAAACAACACCATCCCCCCCGCACTGGCCGACAGTTCGCCCGTGCGACAGGTCTGGGGTGAAGATCACCTGCTGCCCAGCATGCCCGATGGCCGAGGCCATAACCGCGGCGTACTGGCCCCCGGCGGAATCATCTATCGTGTTTCTCCCGATGGTCAGAAATTCGAAGCCTATGCTTCGGGATTCCGGAATATTTTCGATGCTGCTGTCAACCGCGATGGTGAACTCTTTACCTACGATGCCGACATGGAATACGATTTCAACACTCCCTGGTACCGTCCCACCCGTATCTGTCACGTCACCAGTGGTGCAGAATTCGGCTGGCGCAACGGAGCGGGAAAACGCCCTCCCTTTTATGCAGACAACCTGCCAGGTGTCCTGGATATCGGACCTGGTTCTCCGACCGGCATGACGTTCGGCTACGGTGCGAAATTCCCTGCGAAATACCAGAACGCTTTATATGCACTCGACTGGAGTTGGGGGAAACTCTATGCCATTCACCTCAAGCCGGAAGGTTCCTCTTATACCGCTACCAAAGAAGAATTCGTGACCGGCGCCCCCCTGCCGATTACCGACGCGATTATTCGTCCGCAGGATGGCGCCATGTATTTCACCATCGGCGGACGTCGGGTGCAGTCTGGTTTATACCGCGTCACTTATGTGGGTGACGAATCGACTGAACCTGTCGAAGCAACACCCACCGAAAATCAAGCACGTAACACCCGACATGCCCTGGAAGCCTTTCACGGCAAACAGGATCCTGAAGCCATCGAAGTCGCCTGGCCTTACCTCGCCGACAAAGACCGCTTCATCCGATTTGCCGCACGCACCGCCGTTGAGCATCAGCCCACAGATACATGGGCAGAGAAAGCACTCACCGAATCTGACCCTGCAAAACAGGTCGAAGCCTTACTGGCATTGGCTCGCGTCACAGGCGTCTGTCCTCAACATCGTGATGATCAGACTCCCGAAATCGACACCGCCATGCGGGACAAACTGTTGTCCGCTGTCATCAACATCGATGACGCCAGCCTCGACCTGTCACAGCAGTTGACGCTGCAACGTGCCTTACAGGTTATCCTGAACCGTTTTGGTCGCCCCGATGACGCAACGGTAGCAAAACTCATTGAAAAATTCGATCCGCAGTTTCCTGCAAAATCCCCTGAAATGAACTGGCTGTTATGCGAAACACTCGCCTGGCTGCAATCCCCGACCGTCGCAGAAAAAACGATCGCGCTGATGCAGTCTGCACCAACCCAGGAAGAGCAGATGCAATACGCACGCTCCATTCGCATGCTGCAGGCCGGCTGGACTCCCGAACTTCACAAAGCCTACTTCGAATGGTTCCTGAAAGCCGCCAACTACAAAGGGGGCGCAAGTTTTGATAAATTCATCGAGTTCATTCGAACCGATGCGGCCGCTTCACTCAATGAAGAACAAAAAACCGAACTGGCTGAAATTCTGGCACAGAAACCGGAAAAGAAATCCGCCCTCGAAAATCTGGGCGAAGTCTTCGCCGGTCGTCCCACAACCAAATGGACGCTCGAAGAACTTTCCGCAGCTGCCAATCAATCAATGAAGAAACGCAACTTCGTCAATGGACAGAAAATGTTCGCTGCAACAGGCTGTTATGCCTGTCATCGGTTCGGCAATCAAGGTGGTATGACAGGCCCCGATCTGACTTCAGCCGGACGACGATACTCTCCCCACGATCTGCTGGATCAAGTGATCAACCCCAGCAAAGTCATCAACGAACAGTTCTCTGCGATCTCAGTCGTGACGGTAGACGGCAAAGTACATACCGGCGTCGTCGTGAACCTGAGTGGTGACAACATGACCTTGAATACGGATCTGACCGATCCCAACAAACGGGTCAACATTGACCGCAAGACGATTGACGAACTGGTGGTTTCAAAAACCTCACCCATGCCCGCCGATCTGTTCGCCCGCATGACCAAAGACGAAATCCTCGACCTGATCGCCTACCTGATCAGCGCGGGCGATGCACAGCATCCCTTCTTCCAGGATTAA
- a CDS encoding carbohydrate porin — MPTGLIKKRHNLRTSLIFKSVCYSICIASLVVSTRSTFADDALPESLIEEPLTEEPAYDQACSSCQCSSPDFWSQTTLTENLFQRRPCLAEQGITFDADVSQFYMGVASGGAEQEFRYAGHGDYVMNIDSGKLGGPQGLFVKLRAEHRFGESINNATGAIIPANILPDLPVADRDQLYLTNVLFTQMFSESFGVFAGKMDTLDGDMNAFAHGRGKTQFSNAAFVATPIGLRTIVYSSLGAGFLIMQEGEPIFTFTVINSTDTSRTSGFDELFANGASVIPELRLPTNLFGRPGHFLFGASWSSRDYAALEQDPFIVLPDIPISRKTDSWSLYWNFDQYLFVDPCDATRGWGIFGRAGIADAETNPIEWFLSFGVGGNSPISSREADTFGVGWYYSATSDRLSPFINTILGGVGDGHGVELFYNIEVTKWFHLTADMQVLRPVRQTIDTALLVGLRAVIDL; from the coding sequence ATGCCCACAGGTTTGATCAAAAAACGCCACAACCTGCGAACCAGTCTGATTTTCAAATCGGTCTGTTACTCGATCTGCATTGCCAGTCTTGTCGTTTCCACACGCAGCACGTTTGCTGACGACGCATTACCTGAGTCACTGATAGAAGAGCCTCTGACAGAGGAACCCGCTTATGATCAGGCGTGTTCCAGCTGTCAATGCAGTAGCCCTGATTTCTGGAGTCAAACCACGCTCACGGAAAACCTGTTTCAACGGCGGCCCTGCCTGGCCGAGCAAGGCATCACCTTTGATGCGGACGTCTCCCAGTTTTATATGGGGGTCGCCTCAGGAGGAGCCGAACAGGAATTCCGTTACGCCGGGCATGGCGACTATGTGATGAATATCGATTCGGGCAAGCTCGGCGGACCGCAGGGACTGTTTGTAAAACTCCGCGCAGAACATCGCTTCGGTGAAAGCATCAACAACGCCACAGGCGCCATCATCCCGGCCAACATACTGCCTGACCTCCCGGTCGCAGACAGAGATCAACTCTATCTGACCAATGTTTTGTTTACGCAGATGTTTTCCGAATCGTTTGGAGTCTTCGCCGGTAAAATGGATACGCTTGATGGAGACATGAATGCGTTTGCACACGGTCGAGGTAAAACACAATTCTCCAATGCCGCCTTTGTCGCCACTCCCATTGGTCTGCGTACCATTGTTTACTCTTCGCTGGGCGCCGGGTTTCTGATTATGCAGGAAGGTGAGCCGATCTTCACCTTCACCGTGATCAACTCCACCGATACTTCCCGGACCAGTGGCTTTGATGAGCTGTTTGCCAACGGTGCATCCGTCATTCCGGAACTGCGCCTTCCCACAAATCTCTTTGGCCGCCCCGGGCATTTTCTGTTTGGCGCCAGTTGGAGCAGTCGAGATTATGCAGCGCTCGAACAGGACCCGTTTATCGTTCTGCCCGATATTCCCATCAGCCGTAAAACCGATTCCTGGTCACTCTATTGGAACTTCGATCAATATCTGTTCGTTGATCCCTGCGATGCTACGCGAGGCTGGGGAATCTTCGGACGAGCCGGTATTGCAGATGCCGAAACCAACCCGATTGAATGGTTTCTCAGTTTCGGCGTGGGAGGCAACAGCCCGATCTCCAGCCGCGAAGCAGACACGTTTGGCGTGGGCTGGTATTATTCTGCCACCAGCGACCGGCTGTCTCCCTTTATCAATACCATTCTGGGAGGCGTGGGAGATGGACATGGCGTAGAATTGTTCTACAACATTGAAGTCACAAAATGGTTCCACCTGACCGCTGATATGCAGGTACTCAGACCGGTTCGCCAGACCATCGACACCGCCCTCTTAGTCGGCTTAAGAGCCGTCATTGACCTGTAA
- a CDS encoding arylsulfatase has protein sequence MKYTLALGLLVGILNGNLSEAENKNAPAKKSQSRSASETTAHPNIVIFLADDQGWGDLSHNGNTNLHTPNVDSLAKEGVKFNRFYVGAVCAPTRAAFLTGRYHARTGTTGVSTGQERFNSDEYTIAQAFKAAGYATGAFGKWHNGTQYPNHPNAKGFDEYYGFTSGHWGHYFSPMLDHNGTFVKGNGYITDDLTTKAMAFIQQQVQNDKPFFAYIPYCTPHSPMQVPDQYWDRFKDKQLKLHNREPDREQPDHLRAALAMCENVDWNVGRVLEKLNSLGITDDTIVIYFSDNGPNGVRWNGDMKGKKGSLDEGGVRSPFVIRWPGHLPAGREVNQIAGAIDLLPTLTDLAGIQRPEPKPIDGVSLKPLMLNSRADWPERMIFSSLRNRVSVRTDQYRLSRKGELYDMHADPGQRKNIAKQKPEITAKLQQAVADWRQSVWPNGYPEDKRPFLIGYDGARSTQLPVRDAVSHGEIKRSSRHPNCSYFYHWTSTSDSITWNAEVDAAGVYEAILYYTCPQADIGSTVELSFNGSKLQGQITQPHDPPLVGEAQDRAVRSESFVKEFIPMTLGKITLSKGTGPLTLRALEIPGSQVMDFRLLILNRIK, from the coding sequence ATGAAATATACATTAGCCCTGGGTCTACTGGTCGGAATTCTGAACGGCAACCTCTCTGAAGCAGAAAACAAAAACGCACCCGCAAAGAAATCTCAAAGCAGATCGGCATCAGAGACCACCGCGCATCCCAACATCGTGATATTCCTGGCCGACGATCAGGGCTGGGGGGATTTGAGTCACAACGGCAATACCAACCTGCACACGCCTAACGTCGACTCACTGGCAAAAGAAGGCGTGAAGTTCAACCGCTTCTACGTGGGCGCAGTCTGTGCACCGACCCGCGCTGCATTCCTGACGGGGCGCTACCATGCCCGCACCGGAACCACAGGAGTCTCCACCGGACAGGAACGCTTCAATTCCGACGAATACACCATCGCCCAGGCATTCAAAGCCGCCGGCTATGCCACCGGTGCCTTTGGGAAATGGCACAACGGCACACAGTATCCGAACCATCCCAATGCGAAAGGTTTTGATGAGTACTATGGCTTCACCTCCGGCCACTGGGGACACTATTTCAGCCCCATGCTGGATCATAATGGTACCTTCGTAAAAGGCAACGGCTACATTACGGATGACCTGACGACAAAAGCGATGGCTTTCATCCAACAGCAGGTTCAGAACGACAAACCGTTTTTCGCTTACATCCCCTACTGCACACCCCACTCTCCCATGCAGGTACCCGATCAATACTGGGATCGTTTTAAAGACAAACAACTCAAGCTGCATAACCGGGAACCAGACAGAGAACAGCCTGATCACCTGCGTGCCGCCCTTGCCATGTGCGAGAATGTTGACTGGAATGTAGGACGCGTGCTGGAAAAACTAAACAGCCTCGGAATTACCGACGATACCATCGTGATCTATTTCTCCGACAATGGCCCGAACGGGGTCCGCTGGAACGGCGATATGAAAGGCAAAAAGGGCTCGCTCGATGAAGGCGGCGTCCGCTCCCCCTTCGTCATCCGCTGGCCCGGTCACCTGCCCGCCGGACGCGAGGTTAATCAGATCGCCGGTGCCATTGACCTGCTTCCCACACTCACTGATCTGGCAGGCATCCAGCGGCCTGAACCCAAACCCATCGATGGCGTCAGCCTCAAACCGTTGATGCTGAACTCAAGAGCAGACTGGCCGGAGCGCATGATTTTCTCCAGCCTGCGGAATCGCGTCAGCGTTCGCACCGATCAATATCGTCTGTCTCGCAAAGGCGAGCTATATGACATGCACGCCGATCCCGGTCAGCGAAAAAACATCGCCAAACAGAAACCGGAGATCACGGCAAAGCTGCAGCAGGCAGTCGCAGACTGGAGACAGTCAGTCTGGCCGAACGGTTATCCTGAAGATAAGCGACCGTTTTTAATCGGCTATGATGGTGCACGCTCCACACAACTGCCGGTCCGCGACGCCGTCTCGCACGGCGAAATCAAACGCTCCTCCCGGCATCCCAACTGCTCCTACTTTTATCACTGGACCAGTACCAGCGACAGCATCACCTGGAATGCAGAAGTCGATGCAGCCGGTGTGTACGAAGCGATCCTGTACTATACCTGTCCCCAGGCAGACATCGGATCGACCGTGGAACTGAGTTTTAATGGCAGCAAACTGCAGGGACAGATCACCCAGCCCCACGATCCGCCCCTGGTAGGCGAAGCACAGGACCGCGCCGTTCGATCTGAGTCGTTCGTCAAAGAATTCATCCCGATGACTCTAGGCAAGATCACCTTATCCAAAGGAACCGGCCCGCTCACTCTGCGGGCACTGGAAATCCCCGGTAGTCAGGTCATGGACTTTCGACTGCTGATTCTCAACCGGATCAAATAA